The following proteins are co-located in the Dietzia timorensis genome:
- a CDS encoding NUDIX hydrolase has product MAAGYFPPEDYFDLSGYPFADDYPQWLAPLVEAARSGGVTKILPERRPPEDDGGEPHPSGRPHRTSAVLVVFSGDPDAPGPRPPADARVLLTHRAATLGSHAGQVSFPGGGSESVDEKIPDTALREAQEETGLDPDSVDILAVTGSLYIPVSNYSVFPVLAYWREPGRVHAADEAETARVLTPPLGDLLDPAHRFTVRQSAGWQGPAFNIGDLVLWGFTAGVLAAATKLAGWDLDWDADDIRDLEETLSASANGEQNSWPRREVLEELRNASGLRSDDPDPDADFRRLGTEGQRPGVERPEGRVPGRDDEAPHGGGTDEEGAS; this is encoded by the coding sequence GTGGCAGCGGGCTACTTCCCTCCGGAGGATTACTTCGACCTGTCCGGTTACCCTTTCGCCGACGATTACCCGCAGTGGCTGGCCCCGCTCGTCGAGGCCGCGCGTTCCGGCGGCGTCACCAAGATCTTGCCCGAGCGCAGACCGCCGGAGGATGACGGCGGCGAGCCGCACCCCAGTGGGCGGCCGCATCGCACGTCTGCGGTGCTCGTGGTGTTTTCCGGCGACCCGGATGCGCCGGGGCCCAGGCCGCCTGCGGATGCGCGGGTCCTGCTCACGCATCGCGCGGCGACTCTCGGCAGCCACGCAGGGCAGGTCTCGTTCCCCGGAGGCGGCAGCGAGTCGGTCGACGAGAAAATCCCGGACACGGCGCTGCGCGAGGCGCAGGAGGAAACCGGACTCGACCCGGATTCGGTCGACATCCTCGCCGTCACCGGATCGTTGTACATTCCCGTGTCGAACTACTCGGTGTTCCCGGTCTTGGCCTACTGGCGCGAGCCCGGCCGGGTGCACGCTGCCGATGAGGCGGAGACCGCACGCGTGCTCACACCCCCACTCGGAGACCTCCTCGACCCCGCACATCGCTTTACGGTGCGCCAATCCGCCGGTTGGCAGGGTCCAGCATTTAACATCGGAGACCTGGTGTTGTGGGGTTTCACCGCCGGAGTGCTCGCCGCGGCCACGAAATTGGCCGGGTGGGACCTCGACTGGGATGCCGACGATATCCGGGATCTCGAGGAGACCTTGTCCGCTTCGGCGAACGGGGAGCAGAACTCGTGGCCGCGCCGCGAGGTGCTGGAGGAACTGCGCAATGCGTCCGGCCTCCGGTCGGATGATCCCGATCCAGACGCCGATTTCCGCAGGCTGGGAACGGAAGGACAGCGCCCGGGCGTTGAACGGCCAGAAGGTCGAGTCCCCGGGCGGGACGACGAGGCGCCGCACGGCGGCGGAACAGACGAGGAGGGCGCGTCCTGA
- a CDS encoding MarP family serine protease, whose protein sequence is MTGSTWLDIALVLLAVLAAFAGWLSGALSAAFALFGVAVGATSGLLVAPHVVENFDSPVARLFAGLGIVALMVIIGQVAGQTIGRALRSTISGSTVARGVDSLIGAVLQAAAILLVAWLVAIPVSAREDTAAAQAIRGSTVLSEMDRLAPNQLRSIPSTFAEVLVDTGFPGILGPFSEMPLREVPPADPELQNNPIVQSVTPSVVKIMGRAEQCRRALEGSGVVYAPNRVITNAHVVAGTDTVRVEVSEDVAIDANVVAYNPDVDIAVLDVPGLTAPPMALGTERDVQSGDDAIVLGYPGNGPYHAGAARVREEVTLRGPNIYRDAQVERDVYTLRADVQEGNSGGPLIAPDGTVIGIIFGAALDATETGYALTLDQVMPTVEAAEGQTEPVETQRCVGSA, encoded by the coding sequence CTGACTGGTTCGACGTGGCTCGACATAGCCCTGGTGTTGCTCGCCGTGCTGGCGGCGTTCGCCGGGTGGCTCAGCGGCGCGCTGTCCGCCGCGTTCGCGCTGTTCGGTGTCGCGGTCGGCGCCACCTCGGGTCTGCTCGTCGCACCCCACGTCGTCGAGAACTTCGACAGCCCCGTCGCGAGGCTCTTCGCAGGTCTGGGCATCGTCGCCCTGATGGTCATCATCGGGCAGGTCGCAGGTCAGACGATCGGCAGGGCGCTGCGGAGCACGATCAGCGGCTCGACCGTCGCCCGCGGCGTCGACTCGCTCATCGGCGCGGTGCTCCAGGCGGCGGCGATCTTGCTCGTCGCGTGGCTCGTCGCGATCCCGGTGTCGGCGCGCGAGGACACCGCGGCCGCGCAGGCGATCCGCGGTTCGACGGTGTTGTCGGAGATGGACCGCCTCGCGCCGAACCAGCTGCGCTCGATCCCGAGCACGTTCGCCGAGGTGCTTGTCGACACCGGATTCCCGGGCATTCTCGGACCGTTCTCGGAGATGCCGCTGCGCGAGGTGCCGCCGGCGGACCCGGAGCTGCAGAACAACCCCATTGTGCAGTCGGTGACTCCGTCGGTGGTGAAGATCATGGGCCGCGCCGAGCAATGCCGCCGCGCTCTCGAGGGCTCGGGCGTGGTCTACGCCCCGAACCGGGTCATCACCAACGCCCACGTCGTCGCGGGCACCGACACCGTCCGGGTCGAGGTGTCCGAGGACGTCGCGATCGACGCGAACGTGGTGGCCTACAACCCGGACGTCGACATCGCGGTGCTCGACGTCCCCGGCCTCACCGCCCCGCCGATGGCGCTCGGCACGGAACGCGACGTGCAGTCCGGCGACGACGCGATCGTCCTCGGATACCCGGGCAACGGCCCATACCACGCGGGTGCGGCGCGGGTGCGCGAGGAAGTCACACTGCGCGGGCCGAATATCTACCGCGACGCTCAGGTTGAGCGCGACGTGTACACGCTGCGCGCGGACGTGCAGGAGGGCAATTCCGGCGGGCCGCTCATCGCCCCGGATGGAACGGTTATCGGCATCATCTTCGGCGCCGCGCTCGACGCGACCGAAACGGGCTACGCGCTCACCCTCGACCAGGTCATGCCGACAGTGGAAGCGGCGGAAGGGCAGACCGAGCCCGTGGAGACCCAGCGCTGCGTCGGCTCCGCGTAG
- a CDS encoding alpha/beta fold hydrolase yields MRFSGPWTHRDVSANGTRLHIAEMLPAGGTAFAARPPLALLVHGFGGIWWTMRGLLEPLAAAGYHAVALDLRGHGDSDKPPRGYDAWTLAADVTNLIRALGHTEAVLVGHGEGGYLGWTAAYRRPRAVRALVAVSSPHPLAMRSQCLRSRAQRAAVLPDLTFDQIPRAAERRLLADNAAYIENVTRSHGGYAWTGSEDFAETARVLRVAMQIPKVAHLTLESRRWMFRSQFRPDGRDYRRSVGGQLEHQVLSIGGEQDTFVLPGTIARSKKFAPATRQVMLPGVGHYAPMEDPAGLARQIIEFAADLPQ; encoded by the coding sequence GTGCGTTTTTCTGGACCCTGGACCCACCGTGATGTCTCCGCCAACGGCACACGGCTCCACATCGCCGAGATGCTCCCGGCCGGCGGCACGGCGTTTGCAGCGCGGCCGCCTCTCGCTCTGCTCGTTCACGGATTCGGCGGGATCTGGTGGACGATGCGCGGATTGCTTGAACCACTTGCCGCCGCCGGCTATCACGCCGTGGCCCTCGACCTGCGCGGGCACGGCGATTCGGACAAGCCGCCGCGCGGCTACGATGCCTGGACGCTCGCCGCGGACGTGACGAACCTGATCCGCGCGCTAGGGCACACCGAGGCCGTGCTCGTCGGCCACGGTGAGGGCGGGTATCTCGGGTGGACGGCGGCCTACCGGCGCCCGCGCGCGGTGCGTGCGCTCGTCGCCGTGTCGTCCCCGCATCCGCTCGCCATGCGTTCGCAATGCCTGCGCAGCCGAGCCCAACGCGCGGCGGTGCTCCCCGACCTCACCTTCGATCAGATCCCCCGCGCCGCCGAACGCCGGCTCCTCGCCGACAACGCGGCATATATCGAGAACGTGACCCGCTCCCACGGCGGCTATGCGTGGACCGGCAGCGAGGATTTTGCCGAAACCGCGCGCGTGCTGCGGGTGGCGATGCAGATCCCCAAGGTCGCGCACCTGACACTGGAGTCGCGGCGCTGGATGTTTCGCAGCCAGTTCCGCCCGGACGGGCGCGACTACCGGCGCAGCGTCGGAGGTCAGCTCGAGCACCAGGTGCTGTCGATCGGCGGAGAGCAGGACACGTTCGTTCTCCCCGGGACGATCGCGCGCTCGAAGAAATTCGCGCCCGCGACGAGGCAGGTGATGCTGCCCGGCGTCGGCCACTACGCGCCGATGGAGGACCCCGCGGGGCTCGCGCGGCAGATCATCGAGTTCGCCGCGGACCTACCGCAGTAG
- a CDS encoding phage holin family protein — MSNEHDNVKNPEGSIPLRDADSLKRGDASIGDLVKNATTQVSTLVRSEIELAKTEVTDQVKKAGIGGGMFAAAALFLLLSLPPLTFMFAHLISMWMGTKTWTWFGFLIIFLVLLLLAVICALIGLAKVKKIRKPQRTIDSVSDLKLAVPQKNAKTQAVQPRH; from the coding sequence GTGAGCAACGAGCACGACAACGTGAAGAACCCTGAGGGCTCGATACCGCTGCGCGACGCCGATTCACTCAAGCGAGGGGACGCCAGCATCGGCGACCTCGTGAAGAATGCGACGACGCAGGTATCCACGCTCGTCCGCTCGGAGATCGAGCTTGCCAAGACCGAGGTCACCGACCAGGTGAAGAAGGCCGGCATCGGCGGCGGCATGTTCGCCGCGGCGGCGCTGTTCCTGCTGCTCTCGCTCCCGCCGCTCACCTTCATGTTCGCGCACCTGATCTCGATGTGGATGGGCACGAAGACGTGGACCTGGTTCGGCTTCCTCATCATCTTCCTCGTGCTGCTCCTGCTCGCGGTGATCTGCGCGCTCATCGGCCTGGCGAAGGTGAAGAAGATCCGCAAGCCGCAGCGCACGATCGACTCCGTGTCCGATCTCAAGCTCGCCGTGCCGCAGAAGAACGCCAAGACGCAAGCGGTGCAGCCCCGCCATTAG
- the acs gene encoding acetate--CoA ligase, giving the protein MSDSSTTNEKYAPSAEFAAQANATADLYTEADADRLAFWDKQARRLTWDQEWSEVLDWSQAPVSKWFVGGKLNVAANCLDRHVDEGNGDRVAVHWIGEPKSDARDITYSELLADVSRAANYLSSLGLVAGDRVAIYMPMIPEAYIAMLACARLGLTHSVVFAGFSSAALRSRVDDAEAKVVITSDGQFRRGKPAPLKAAVDEALGSDLPNVDGPAASVHKVLVVRRTGIDVDWDAERDVWWDEVVPEQPDTHTPESFDAEHPLFLLYTSGTTGKPKGIVHSSGGYLVQASYTHYNVFDLKPESDVYWCTADIGWVTGHTYGVYGPLSNGSTCVVYEGTPNSPDEHRHFEIIEDKKVSIYYSAPTLVRTFMKWGHEIPAAHDLSSIRVLGSVGEPINPEAWRWYRDNIGGGKAPIVDTWWQTETGAIMVSPLPGVTETKPGSAMRPLPGISMDVVDNDGETVASEEQGLLVGTEPWPAMLRGIWGDMDRYRDTYWSHFAEQGYYFAGDGAKWDSDGALWVLGRVDDVMNISGHRISTSEVESALVGHEAVAEAAVVGASDEQTGQAIVAYVILREHHIGSGDELVDALKAAVSKEISPIAKPRDITVVPELPKTRSGKIMRRLLRDLAEGREVGDTSTLSDPSIMEALQKK; this is encoded by the coding sequence ATGTCGGATTCTTCGACCACGAACGAGAAGTACGCGCCGAGCGCGGAGTTTGCCGCCCAGGCGAATGCCACGGCCGACCTGTATACCGAGGCCGATGCCGATCGCCTCGCGTTCTGGGATAAGCAGGCGCGTCGCCTCACGTGGGACCAGGAATGGTCCGAGGTTCTCGACTGGTCGCAGGCGCCCGTGTCCAAGTGGTTCGTCGGCGGAAAGCTCAACGTCGCGGCCAACTGCCTCGATCGCCATGTCGACGAAGGGAACGGCGATCGTGTCGCCGTCCATTGGATCGGCGAGCCGAAGTCCGATGCCCGAGATATCACCTACTCCGAGTTGCTCGCGGACGTCTCGCGCGCGGCGAACTACCTTTCCTCGCTCGGCCTCGTCGCAGGCGACCGCGTTGCCATCTACATGCCGATGATTCCCGAGGCATATATCGCGATGCTTGCCTGCGCGCGCCTCGGACTGACCCATTCGGTGGTGTTCGCCGGCTTCTCCTCCGCAGCGCTGCGTTCCCGAGTGGACGACGCGGAAGCCAAGGTCGTCATCACCTCCGACGGGCAGTTCCGCCGCGGTAAGCCCGCGCCGCTCAAGGCCGCCGTCGACGAAGCACTCGGTAGCGACCTGCCGAACGTCGACGGCCCCGCCGCCTCGGTGCACAAGGTCCTCGTCGTCCGCCGCACGGGCATCGACGTCGACTGGGACGCCGAGCGAGACGTGTGGTGGGACGAGGTCGTTCCCGAGCAGCCAGACACCCACACCCCGGAGTCCTTCGACGCGGAGCACCCGCTGTTCCTGCTCTACACCTCGGGCACGACGGGCAAGCCCAAGGGCATCGTCCACTCCTCCGGCGGCTACCTGGTTCAGGCCTCGTACACGCACTACAACGTCTTCGACCTCAAGCCCGAATCCGACGTGTACTGGTGCACCGCCGATATCGGCTGGGTCACCGGACATACCTACGGCGTATACGGTCCGCTGTCCAACGGGTCGACATGCGTGGTCTACGAGGGCACGCCGAACAGCCCCGACGAGCACCGCCATTTCGAGATCATCGAAGACAAGAAGGTCTCGATCTATTACTCCGCGCCGACGTTGGTTCGCACGTTCATGAAGTGGGGCCACGAGATCCCGGCGGCGCACGACCTGTCGTCGATCCGCGTGCTCGGCTCGGTCGGCGAACCGATCAATCCCGAGGCATGGCGCTGGTACCGCGACAACATCGGCGGCGGCAAAGCGCCCATCGTCGACACCTGGTGGCAGACCGAGACCGGCGCGATCATGGTGTCGCCGCTGCCGGGTGTCACCGAGACCAAGCCGGGTTCGGCGATGCGGCCGCTGCCGGGTATCTCCATGGACGTCGTCGACAACGACGGCGAGACCGTCGCCTCCGAGGAGCAGGGACTGCTCGTCGGGACCGAGCCGTGGCCGGCGATGCTGCGCGGCATCTGGGGCGATATGGACCGCTACCGCGACACATACTGGTCGCATTTTGCCGAGCAGGGCTACTACTTCGCCGGTGACGGCGCCAAGTGGGACTCCGACGGCGCGTTGTGGGTTCTCGGGCGCGTCGACGACGTGATGAACATTTCCGGACACCGCATCTCGACCTCCGAGGTCGAGTCGGCGCTCGTCGGTCACGAAGCGGTCGCCGAAGCCGCCGTTGTCGGAGCCTCCGACGAACAGACCGGCCAGGCGATCGTCGCGTATGTGATCTTGCGTGAGCACCACATCGGTTCCGGCGACGAACTCGTCGACGCCCTCAAGGCCGCCGTGAGCAAGGAGATCTCGCCGATCGCCAAGCCCCGCGACATCACCGTCGTTCCCGAACTTCCCAAGACCCGCTCGGGCAAGATCATGCGCCGCCTGCTGCGGGACCTCGCCGAGGGCCGCGAAGTCGGGGACACCTCCACATTGTCCGACCCGTCGATCATGGAGGCCTTGCAGAAGAAGTAA
- a CDS encoding IS1380 family transposase, with amino-acid sequence MKRTSWSAGLSVTADGVGVIAHAGAIVPRLLADQVGLTAELSGAMARRQFIPIHDRGRVLIDTAVMLADGGESISDIGVLRHQSGALGPVASAPTVWRTLDEVTAGKRKKIQVARARTRRHVWSQLPGGVPASACAGRDLGSTVVLDVDATIVVTHSEKEHATPTYKRTFGYHPIGVWCDNTEEFLAASLRPGNAGSNTAADHIDVLGQAIAQIPASHRRDLLIRSDGAGASHDLLEWITEQNRVRGRQVEYSVGFAITAPIRRAIATCPEAAWGPALNPNGDIRDGADIAELTGFLAPGMLAKWPDGMRVIVRRERPHPGAQLSMFEEIDGWRYQAFVTNTATGQLQFLEARHRAHARVEDRIRHAKDTGLGRLPSREFALNQAWLVAVMIAADLVAWTRMLACTGDAAVLALCEPKALRYRFLHVAARLVRSGRRRRVKIPETWPWATAIVAVFNTIAAIPKPA; translated from the coding sequence GTGAAGCGTACTTCGTGGTCGGCCGGTCTGTCCGTTACTGCTGATGGTGTCGGGGTGATCGCCCACGCCGGGGCCATCGTGCCTCGACTTCTGGCTGATCAGGTCGGTCTGACCGCCGAGCTGTCAGGGGCCATGGCTCGCCGACAATTCATCCCGATCCACGACCGCGGCCGTGTGCTGATCGACACCGCGGTGATGCTCGCCGATGGCGGCGAGTCCATCTCCGACATCGGCGTCCTGCGCCACCAATCCGGGGCCCTGGGCCCGGTCGCCTCGGCGCCGACGGTGTGGCGCACACTCGATGAGGTCACTGCCGGCAAGCGCAAGAAGATCCAGGTCGCGCGTGCCCGCACGCGGCGGCACGTGTGGTCCCAACTGCCCGGCGGAGTACCCGCATCGGCGTGTGCGGGGCGGGATCTGGGATCGACGGTCGTGCTCGATGTGGATGCCACCATCGTGGTCACCCACAGCGAGAAGGAACATGCAACTCCGACATATAAGCGCACGTTCGGGTACCACCCGATCGGCGTGTGGTGCGACAACACAGAAGAGTTTCTCGCCGCGAGCTTGCGCCCGGGCAACGCCGGGTCGAACACCGCTGCCGACCACATCGACGTCCTGGGCCAGGCCATCGCGCAGATCCCCGCCAGTCATCGGCGTGATCTGCTGATCCGCTCCGACGGTGCCGGCGCCTCCCACGACTTGCTGGAGTGGATCACCGAGCAGAACCGCGTTCGTGGTCGACAGGTGGAGTACTCGGTCGGCTTCGCTATCACTGCCCCGATTCGCCGGGCCATCGCGACCTGCCCCGAAGCCGCGTGGGGACCAGCGCTCAACCCCAACGGGGACATCCGCGACGGGGCCGACATCGCGGAGCTGACCGGGTTCCTCGCTCCCGGGATGCTCGCAAAGTGGCCAGACGGGATGCGGGTGATCGTACGCCGCGAGCGGCCCCACCCCGGCGCCCAGTTGTCGATGTTCGAGGAGATCGATGGATGGCGCTACCAGGCTTTTGTCACCAACACCGCCACCGGCCAGCTGCAGTTTCTTGAAGCCAGGCATCGGGCTCACGCCCGGGTCGAGGACCGCATCCGCCACGCCAAAGACACCGGCCTGGGCAGGCTTCCCTCGCGGGAGTTCGCTCTCAACCAGGCTTGGCTGGTGGCGGTGATGATCGCCGCAGATCTGGTGGCGTGGACTCGGATGCTGGCCTGCACCGGCGACGCCGCAGTTCTGGCCTTGTGCGAGCCCAAAGCGCTGCGCTACCGCTTCCTTCACGTGGCAGCCCGACTGGTCCGTAGTGGCCGGCGGCGGCGCGTGAAGATTCCCGAAACATGGCCGTGGGCCACCGCCATCGTCGCAGTGTTCAACACGATCGCCGCGATCCCAAAACCCGCCTGA
- a CDS encoding BtrH N-terminal domain-containing protein — protein sequence MSVEVPTRHPEPRRVLLDYPHRQAGHCGSGALRDLLEWAGLGWDEVPSEGLVFGMGGGLGFTYLRAPGLAPPIYFVGRSSDLEVDLLARLGAEVDVRGTDDPETGWGWVRRELQQGRPVLMWADISELPYLNVRLQMSRHDIVVIGYEDDTETAFVVDNDRAEMQKVPYEALARARASRSFPVPTRHTTYFVNWPQILPDLRQTAASALVASVENMQAATTAIIPDASVLPPDAVAAAGISGVTVFAEDVDRWPGLMPEPELDIALRSLHAFVEKAGTGGGLFRRLQAQFCGDVARLTESAEMAKAGTALLRCADTWSALAAAGRSDGSTLDRWRRVNELAATLPRDEGHAISHMRKAAGELGMGDPL from the coding sequence ATGTCAGTCGAGGTCCCTACCCGTCATCCAGAGCCGCGACGAGTCCTACTGGACTATCCCCACCGTCAGGCAGGGCATTGTGGTTCCGGAGCGCTGAGAGACCTCCTGGAGTGGGCCGGTCTGGGCTGGGACGAGGTGCCGAGCGAAGGTCTGGTCTTCGGAATGGGCGGTGGTCTCGGCTTCACCTACCTGCGGGCACCGGGTCTCGCCCCTCCCATCTACTTCGTCGGGCGTAGCAGCGACCTCGAGGTCGACCTTCTCGCCAGGCTGGGTGCAGAGGTCGACGTTCGGGGAACCGACGATCCCGAGACCGGCTGGGGCTGGGTCCGCCGCGAACTCCAGCAAGGCCGTCCCGTGCTGATGTGGGCCGACATTTCTGAGCTGCCCTACCTCAATGTCCGCCTTCAGATGAGTCGGCACGACATCGTCGTGATCGGTTACGAAGACGACACCGAGACGGCTTTCGTGGTGGACAACGACCGAGCCGAGATGCAGAAAGTCCCCTACGAGGCTCTTGCGCGGGCGCGCGCGTCCCGATCGTTCCCCGTGCCCACGAGGCACACCACGTACTTCGTGAACTGGCCCCAGATCCTGCCCGATCTCCGCCAGACTGCGGCTTCGGCCCTCGTGGCCTCGGTCGAAAACATGCAGGCGGCGACAACCGCGATTATTCCGGACGCGTCGGTGCTACCGCCGGATGCCGTTGCCGCTGCCGGGATCAGTGGAGTCACGGTCTTCGCCGAGGATGTCGACCGGTGGCCGGGGCTCATGCCCGAACCGGAACTGGACATCGCGCTGCGTTCTCTCCACGCCTTTGTAGAGAAGGCAGGCACGGGCGGCGGCCTGTTCCGCCGGTTGCAGGCACAGTTCTGTGGCGACGTGGCCCGGCTAACGGAGTCCGCGGAGATGGCGAAGGCCGGAACTGCGCTCTTGCGCTGCGCGGACACGTGGTCGGCTCTGGCTGCGGCCGGCCGTAGCGACGGATCGACGCTCGATCGCTGGCGACGGGTCAATGAACTCGCCGCGACGCTTCCCCGCGACGAAGGCCATGCCATCTCTCACATGCGCAAAGCGGCGGGGGAACTGGGGATGGGTGACCCATTGTAG
- a CDS encoding transposase translates to MQQQICGHRGRKGDPLYGIRTIIRCDPARLTERQWRRFNDALAADPRHEELFLAWQIAHELRQAYHHKDLPAGRSAAEKILATLPSCPIPEIARLGRTLRKWKDSFLAYWTTDRSNNGGTEAINGLIELHRRLARGYRNRDNYRLRMLLIAGGLRT, encoded by the coding sequence TTGCAGCAGCAAATCTGCGGCCACCGCGGACGTAAAGGCGACCCGCTCTACGGGATCCGCACCATCATCCGCTGCGACCCGGCACGGCTGACCGAGCGGCAGTGGCGACGGTTCAATGACGCATTGGCCGCCGACCCCCGGCACGAGGAACTGTTCCTCGCCTGGCAGATCGCCCACGAACTCCGACAGGCCTACCACCATAAAGACCTGCCAGCCGGGCGCAGCGCTGCGGAGAAGATACTCGCGACCTTGCCGTCCTGCCCGATCCCAGAGATCGCCCGCCTCGGCCGCACTCTTCGCAAGTGGAAGGACTCCTTCCTCGCCTACTGGACCACTGACCGATCCAACAATGGTGGAACCGAAGCGATCAACGGCCTCATCGAACTCCACCGGCGCCTGGCCCGCGGCTACCGCAACCGCGACAACTACCGCCTGCGGATGCTCCTCATCGCCGGCGGGCTACGGACCTGA
- a CDS encoding transposase: MVIDDGRAIAEVARSIGVHEMTLGKWVKKTRDEGNGESDRPLNEDERAELERLREEVKHARMEVEFAKKVATWFAKDPR; the protein is encoded by the coding sequence TTGGTCATCGATGATGGCCGTGCGATCGCCGAAGTTGCACGCAGTATCGGCGTTCACGAGATGACGTTGGGGAAATGGGTGAAGAAGACTCGAGACGAGGGAAACGGTGAGTCTGACCGCCCGTTGAATGAGGACGAGCGGGCGGAACTCGAGCGCCTTCGCGAAGAAGTGAAGCACGCCCGGATGGAGGTGGAGTTCGCAAAAAAAGTAGCGACCTGGTTCGCGAAAGACCCGCGGTGA
- a CDS encoding PaaI family thioesterase, which translates to MDTFRDKAGGPIGTDIDTWVRSFTRMESGSSELPPHHPNCLGCGPENPNGHFLSVRRDGDGVVAHHQFDQRHVGAPGIAHGGAVATVIDDLFGFLLYSVGELAVTRRLELEYLAPALLDTPYILRAAVRSRDGRKLDLTSTMEDAEGRTVITATALFIVVEVEHFLQSQRNSRA; encoded by the coding sequence ATGGACACATTTCGCGACAAGGCCGGCGGGCCGATAGGTACCGATATCGACACCTGGGTGCGCTCGTTTACGCGCATGGAATCCGGTTCCTCCGAGCTTCCTCCCCACCACCCCAACTGCCTTGGCTGTGGACCAGAGAACCCGAATGGTCACTTCCTCTCGGTACGGCGTGACGGAGACGGCGTCGTCGCACACCACCAGTTCGACCAGCGCCACGTCGGGGCACCCGGCATTGCACACGGCGGCGCGGTAGCGACCGTGATTGACGACCTCTTCGGCTTCTTGCTCTATTCGGTCGGCGAGCTCGCCGTGACGCGCCGTCTCGAGCTCGAGTATCTTGCGCCAGCACTACTCGACACCCCGTACATCCTGCGCGCTGCAGTTCGGTCTCGCGATGGCCGGAAATTGGACCTCACGTCCACGATGGAGGATGCAGAGGGCCGCACTGTTATTACTGCCACTGCCCTGTTCATCGTGGTCGAGGTTGAACACTTTTTGCAGTCACAGAGAAACTCGAGGGCTTAG
- a CDS encoding helix-turn-helix domain-containing protein, translated as MSNHPDILDGERQTRRPRSTLHLPSAFCLRIRNLKQVPVSPVQEALRSIFTQRSADPRELPGLDSLVVTYCGAVLLRLLNILVGDAPDITLSLGWPAPEGLPVDQDRLAGRLVFDASLSILHFPVDAVNHVCRFSDPVAYRLAISDLQRRLDERSKIASYSDKVRRLIEKRPADCGSQWIADELSISTSTLKRRLSEEGMTYRGLRQSVIREYAILRLLDGSVSASEIATDLGYSDLASFSHAFKHWTGHPPTGFRRR; from the coding sequence ATGAGCAATCACCCCGACATCCTCGACGGAGAACGACAGACCAGACGACCACGAAGTACGCTTCACCTACCGAGTGCTTTCTGCTTGAGGATCAGGAACCTTAAACAAGTCCCAGTTTCCCCTGTTCAGGAAGCACTTCGGTCTATTTTCACCCAGCGATCCGCAGATCCCCGTGAACTACCGGGGCTAGACTCCCTAGTGGTCACCTACTGTGGTGCGGTCCTGCTGAGGCTGCTGAATATACTCGTTGGCGATGCACCAGACATCACACTCTCACTGGGTTGGCCCGCTCCGGAAGGTCTGCCCGTGGATCAGGATCGGTTAGCTGGTCGCCTGGTATTTGACGCTTCACTGTCCATTCTGCATTTTCCCGTTGACGCGGTCAATCACGTCTGCCGGTTCTCTGACCCCGTGGCGTATCGACTCGCTATCAGTGACTTGCAGCGAAGGCTCGACGAGCGGAGTAAAATCGCCTCGTATTCGGACAAGGTGAGACGTCTGATAGAGAAGCGTCCCGCAGATTGTGGAAGTCAGTGGATTGCAGACGAACTCTCCATCTCTACGAGCACACTTAAGCGGCGCCTCTCTGAGGAAGGGATGACCTATCGCGGACTGCGCCAGTCGGTCATTCGTGAGTACGCGATTCTTCGTTTACTGGACGGATCTGTGTCCGCGAGCGAGATCGCCACGGACCTCGGATATAGCGACCTCGCCAGCTTTTCACACGCTTTCAAGCACTGGACCGGCCACCCGCCGACGGGGTTCCGTCGTAGGTAG